One Methylosarcina fibrata AML-C10 DNA segment encodes these proteins:
- a CDS encoding IS630 family transposase, translated as MEIEKIDTRKLDASAREQLRKTAIRMYKRGRTQTSISEELGVRRSTIVEWISRSRLGNSTKEAKRGRTVGEFRRLTEAQEVKIQKDIIDKTPEQMKLSFALWNAKAVRSHIKQCFLIDLPIRSVRRYLNRWGFTPQRPLKRALEQKPEAVKKWLETDYPAIAARAKAEGAEIYWGDETAVSSVEHYPRGYAPKGKTPVLVLSQSKRERINLISAVTNQGTMRFMLYRENMTAEIMIRFMQRLIKDAGRKVFLVVDNLRVHHSKAVTKWLERNSEKIEMFFLPSYSPELNPDEYMNGELKARMNASEPTRGGDHLRKKVMSNLKSIQSRPHRVRAYFRAKPIAYAA; from the coding sequence ATGGAAATTGAGAAAATAGATACCCGAAAACTTGATGCATCCGCTCGCGAGCAGCTTCGTAAAACGGCGATACGGATGTATAAACGAGGTCGCACCCAGACTTCTATTTCCGAAGAACTCGGCGTCCGCAGATCCACCATTGTGGAGTGGATTAGCCGGAGCCGCCTTGGAAACAGTACAAAAGAAGCAAAGCGGGGCCGAACTGTAGGCGAATTTCGCAGATTGACCGAGGCTCAGGAAGTGAAAATCCAGAAAGACATTATTGATAAAACGCCGGAGCAGATGAAATTGAGTTTTGCACTCTGGAATGCCAAGGCAGTTCGTTCGCACATCAAGCAGTGCTTTCTGATTGACCTGCCGATCCGGTCAGTCCGGCGCTATTTAAACCGCTGGGGTTTCACGCCGCAGCGCCCCCTCAAGCGGGCGCTTGAACAAAAGCCCGAAGCAGTCAAAAAATGGCTGGAGACGGACTACCCGGCAATTGCTGCACGTGCCAAAGCAGAGGGTGCAGAAATATATTGGGGCGATGAAACCGCCGTGTCATCCGTTGAGCATTATCCGAGAGGATACGCACCCAAGGGAAAAACACCCGTTCTGGTCCTGTCCCAGAGTAAAAGGGAGCGAATCAATCTGATCTCGGCGGTGACCAACCAAGGCACGATGCGGTTCATGCTGTACCGCGAGAATATGACTGCCGAGATTATGATTCGCTTTATGCAACGGTTGATCAAGGATGCAGGACGCAAGGTCTTTCTGGTTGTAGACAATCTCAGGGTTCATCACAGCAAAGCAGTAACAAAATGGCTTGAGAGAAACAGCGAAAAGATCGAAATGTTTTTTCTCCCGAGCTATTCGCCGGAACTGAACCCAGACGAGTATATGAACGGTGAGCTGAAGGCGCGAATGAATGCAAGTGAGCCAACTCGCGGTGGCGATCATCTCAGGAAAAAAGTCATGTCAAATCTCAAATCGATTCAAAGCCGACCGCACCGCGTTCGTGCATACTTCCGCGCTAAGCCGATAGCTTATGCTGCATAG
- a CDS encoding dynamin family protein has protein sequence MRNVEFREQMHEYSQWRAKLVQGIEMYHEWRNRYGMNDAHSTNAILNIINSLQSDRITLAFVAEFSRGKTELINALFFSETGTRLLPSSPGRTTMSPTELFWDEKGGSYIRLLDIETRLEDISLSALKQHPERWLQIDLDCQSPSQMQEAFKELVATKSVDRELAEKLGLWNEHDAAEQGLLNQDKVEVPRWRHALISFPHPLLKEGLAILDTPGLNALGTEPELTLNMLPSAQAIIFLLAADAGVTKSDLEMWRQHVCVARGGARQSLAVVMNKIDAMWDDLAGETGYEESVRSQIRSSAATLKLDENAIFPVSAKQALLAKVKGDNRLMEKSKISVLEDYLANDILKQRRNILLAAVARDIGFMVNESLSLSEASLTNALAQLEEFKKIDFENKDMTGKLMAETRDKQNLYMANVENFQNSRQVFLVQAKHLIDSFDKSRIDPIIHRTREDMSRSLTTYSMKQHIRKLFDDLRDLLQESVDITNETRRLVKAIHKKFSEEHGFAEIEPDLFSIKQYQFELEQVFAEGEAFRASAKTTMTEQSIVINKLYSTIIAKARNIMRQAHADATAWSQGVLTPLMHQIKEHRRQIDSRLQTLRKINESKGNISENIAALEAEIVPLRRQRDEIATISKILYPKQEVRQSRSVEDASRRQETRV, from the coding sequence ATGAGAAATGTGGAATTTAGAGAGCAAATGCACGAATATTCGCAATGGCGTGCGAAGCTGGTACAAGGTATTGAGATGTATCATGAATGGCGCAACCGCTACGGCATGAATGACGCCCATAGCACCAACGCCATCCTCAACATCATTAACAGTCTTCAATCCGACCGCATTACTCTGGCCTTCGTTGCAGAATTCTCCCGCGGCAAAACCGAGTTGATCAACGCCTTATTCTTCTCCGAAACCGGCACCCGTCTTTTGCCTTCCTCGCCGGGCCGCACCACGATGTCGCCCACCGAGCTGTTCTGGGACGAAAAGGGAGGCAGCTATATCCGGCTGCTGGATATTGAAACCCGTCTTGAAGACATCTCGCTTTCCGCTCTGAAGCAGCACCCCGAGCGCTGGCTTCAAATTGACCTGGACTGTCAATCCCCTTCACAAATGCAGGAAGCTTTCAAGGAATTGGTGGCCACCAAATCCGTCGACCGGGAGCTTGCCGAAAAACTCGGCTTATGGAATGAGCACGATGCGGCGGAACAAGGTCTCTTGAATCAGGACAAAGTCGAAGTCCCCCGCTGGCGGCATGCCTTGATCAGTTTTCCGCATCCGCTGTTAAAAGAAGGGCTGGCCATCCTGGACACGCCGGGATTGAACGCATTGGGAACCGAACCGGAACTGACGTTGAACATGCTGCCCAGCGCGCAAGCCATCATTTTCTTGCTGGCGGCCGATGCCGGCGTGACCAAAAGCGATCTGGAAATGTGGCGCCAGCATGTCTGTGTCGCCCGCGGAGGCGCGCGGCAAAGCCTGGCGGTGGTCATGAACAAAATCGATGCCATGTGGGATGACCTCGCCGGAGAAACCGGTTATGAGGAGTCGGTCAGATCCCAGATCAGATCGTCCGCGGCAACGTTGAAACTCGATGAAAACGCCATTTTTCCGGTTTCGGCCAAACAAGCTCTGCTGGCCAAGGTCAAGGGCGATAATCGGCTGATGGAAAAAAGCAAAATCTCCGTTTTGGAAGATTATCTTGCCAACGATATTCTGAAGCAGCGTCGCAACATTTTGCTGGCGGCCGTCGCCCGCGATATTGGCTTTATGGTCAATGAATCGTTGAGCCTGAGCGAGGCCTCGCTCACCAACGCTCTGGCGCAACTGGAAGAATTCAAGAAAATCGATTTCGAAAATAAGGATATGACCGGCAAGCTGATGGCCGAAACCAGGGACAAGCAAAATCTTTACATGGCCAATGTCGAAAACTTCCAGAATAGCCGCCAGGTTTTTCTGGTTCAGGCCAAACATTTAATCGATTCTTTCGACAAATCACGCATCGACCCCATCATTCATCGCACTCGCGAAGACATGTCCAGGAGTCTCACGACTTACAGCATGAAGCAGCACATTCGCAAATTATTCGACGACTTGCGAGACCTGCTTCAGGAGTCGGTCGATATCACCAACGAAACGAGACGCCTGGTGAAGGCCATTCATAAAAAGTTTTCCGAAGAGCACGGTTTTGCGGAAATCGAGCCCGATCTCTTTTCGATCAAGCAATATCAGTTCGAACTGGAGCAGGTGTTTGCCGAAGGCGAAGCTTTCCGGGCAAGTGCCAAAACCACCATGACCGAACAAAGTATCGTGATCAACAAGCTCTACAGCACGATCATCGCCAAAGCCAGAAACATCATGAGACAGGCGCATGCCGACGCCACGGCCTGGAGTCAGGGCGTGCTGACGCCTTTGATGCATCAGATCAAGGAGCACCGGAGGCAGATCGACAGCCGTCTGCAAACCTTGAGAAAAATCAACGAATCCAAGGGCAACATCAGTGAGAACATCGCGGCTCTGGAAGCTGAAATCGTTCCGTTACGCCGGCAACGGGACGAGATAGCGACCATCTCGAAAATTCTTTATCCCAAACAGGAAGTACGCCAAAGCCGCTCCGTTGAAGACGCGAGCCGCCGGCAGGAAACCCGCGTCTGA
- the thiS gene encoding sulfur carrier protein ThiS yields MNIYVNGVPHNCDENSNIAQIIAALGLTGKRIAVEINKEIVPFNQYDQYRLKDDDRLEIVQAIGGGQDDPLIIAGKAYRSRLLVGTGKYKDLEQTRLATEASGAEIVTVAIRRTNIGQKADEPNLLDVLPPDRYTILPNTAGCYTADEAVRTCQLARELLGGHTLVKLEVLADQKTLFPDVAQTYIAAERLVKDGFDVMVYTNDDPVAAKRLEEIGCVAVMPLAAPIGSGLGIRNPYNILTIVENANVPILVDAGVGTASDAAIAMELGCDGVLMNTAIAEAKNPVLMASAMKKGIEAGREAFLAGRMPRKRFASASSPLEGLFF; encoded by the coding sequence ATGAACATCTATGTCAATGGCGTACCCCATAATTGCGACGAAAACAGCAACATTGCGCAAATCATTGCTGCCCTGGGACTGACCGGCAAGCGCATCGCCGTGGAAATCAACAAGGAAATCGTCCCTTTCAACCAATACGATCAATACCGCCTTAAGGACGACGATCGGCTGGAAATCGTCCAGGCCATCGGCGGCGGTCAGGACGACCCCTTGATCATTGCTGGCAAGGCTTACCGTTCCCGGCTTCTGGTCGGTACCGGAAAATACAAGGATCTCGAGCAAACCCGCCTGGCTACCGAAGCCAGCGGCGCCGAGATCGTGACCGTGGCGATACGGCGGACCAATATCGGGCAAAAGGCCGACGAGCCGAACCTGCTCGATGTCCTGCCTCCGGATCGGTACACTATTCTGCCCAACACGGCCGGCTGTTACACGGCCGACGAAGCGGTCAGGACCTGCCAACTGGCCAGGGAACTGCTGGGAGGGCATACCTTGGTCAAGCTGGAAGTATTGGCGGACCAGAAAACCCTGTTTCCGGACGTCGCCCAGACCTATATTGCCGCCGAGCGCCTGGTTAAAGACGGCTTCGACGTGATGGTCTATACCAACGACGATCCGGTCGCGGCGAAACGCCTGGAGGAAATCGGCTGCGTCGCGGTGATGCCTTTGGCCGCACCCATCGGTTCGGGGCTGGGCATTCGCAATCCCTACAATATTCTGACCATCGTCGAAAACGCCAACGTCCCGATCCTGGTCGATGCCGGCGTCGGCACCGCCTCGGACGCTGCGATTGCCATGGAGCTGGGCTGTGACGGCGTGCTGATGAACACGGCCATTGCCGAAGCGAAAAATCCGGTGTTGATGGCTTCCGCGATGAAAAAAGGCATCGAGGCGGGCCGGGAAGCGTTTCTGGCCGGACGCATGCCCAGAAAGCGTTTCGCTTCCGCTTCGTCGCCGCTTGAAGGACTGTTTTTTTAG
- the trmB gene encoding tRNA (guanosine(46)-N7)-methyltransferase TrmB, whose protein sequence is MLQTEETVPKRIRSFIRRQGRMTQGQQHALDHHWEKYGLDPAVNHDFAAIFGRHAPLLVEIGFGNGESLARMASENPDRDYIGIEVHRPGVGHLMMKLAESGLTNVRIFCHDAIDILEQRIADQSLSGIHLFFPDPWPKKRHHKRRIVRPSFVKLIVRKLKPGGYFHAATDWQNYAESMLAELSAEKDLINASKTEDYCDRPAYRPLTKFERRGEGLGHAIRDLIFFKK, encoded by the coding sequence ATGTTGCAAACGGAAGAAACCGTTCCTAAACGAATTCGCAGCTTTATTCGCCGGCAAGGACGGATGACCCAGGGACAGCAACACGCTTTGGATCATCATTGGGAAAAATACGGCCTCGATCCCGCCGTGAACCATGATTTTGCCGCAATTTTCGGGCGTCATGCCCCGTTACTGGTTGAAATCGGTTTCGGCAATGGCGAAAGTCTGGCGCGGATGGCTTCGGAAAATCCTGATCGGGATTATATCGGGATTGAGGTGCATCGTCCGGGCGTCGGGCATTTGATGATGAAGCTGGCGGAATCGGGCTTAACCAATGTCAGAATCTTTTGCCACGACGCCATAGACATTCTGGAACAGCGGATTGCGGATCAAAGCCTGAGCGGAATCCATTTGTTCTTTCCCGATCCCTGGCCTAAAAAAAGGCATCACAAAAGAAGGATCGTCAGGCCCAGCTTCGTCAAGCTGATTGTCCGGAAATTGAAGCCCGGCGGTTATTTTCACGCCGCGACCGACTGGCAAAATTACGCCGAAAGCATGTTGGCCGAGCTTTCGGCTGAAAAAGACCTTATCAATGCCAGCAAAACCGAGGATTATTGTGACCGGCCTGCGTATCGGCCCTTGACCAAGTTCGAGCGTCGGGGCGAAGGGCTGGGACATGCCATCCGGGATCTGATTTTCTTCAAGAAGTAA
- a CDS encoding IS630 family transposase (programmed frameshift), whose product MPALKYKVNLTEDEKRGLEAMINKGKAAARHLTRARILLKAAAGIQDKDIIQALGVSESMVLTTRQRCVEEGPEAALKERPRPGRAPKLTEKQAAHIIALACMSEAPTGHDHWTLRLLADKVVELAYADRCSYETIRQPFKKNTLKPWQKQEWCIPEVSAEFVAAMEDVLDLYEEPYDPLRPVVCFDESPKQLIAEVRQPLPPEPGQPARYDTGYERKGVCDLMMICEPKRGFRQVDITARRTKIEFAHSMKHIAELYPDAAVIRVVLDNLNTHKMASLYEAFPAEQARELARRLEFHYTPKHGSWLNIAEIELAVLSNMCLSQRIPDTESLRREVEANILPRNTKATPVNWRFTTQQARRKLARLYPCVSS is encoded by the exons ATGCCAGCTCTTAAATACAAAGTCAATCTGACTGAAGACGAAAAGCGTGGCTTGGAAGCCATGATCAACAAAGGAAAAGCCGCGGCACGCCATCTGACACGCGCGCGAATTTTATTAAAAGCGGCAGCGGGTATTCAGGATAAAGACATTATCCAAGCTTTGGGTGTCTCGGAATCAATGGTGTTGACGACGCGCCAACGGTGTGTGGAAGAAGGCCCGGAAGCCGCCCTGAAAGAACGCCCCCGTCCAGGACGTGCCCCAAAACTGACGGAGAAGCAGGCCGCCCATATTATCGCCTTGGCTTGTATGAGTGAGGCGCCGACAGGGCATGATCACTGGACCTTGCGGTTGTTGGCGGACAAAGTGGTGGAATTAGCGTATGCCGACCGTTGCAGCTATGAAACCATCCGTCAGC CTTTTAAAAAAAACACTCTCAAACCCTGGCAGAAGCAAGAGTGGTGCATTCCCGAGGTGAGTGCTGAATTTGTCGCGGCGATGGAAGACGTGCTGGACCTTTATGAAGAACCCTACGATCCGTTGCGCCCGGTTGTGTGTTTCGACGAAAGTCCGAAGCAACTCATTGCGGAAGTCCGCCAACCTCTCCCGCCTGAGCCCGGTCAACCGGCCCGCTATGACACCGGCTATGAACGGAAAGGCGTCTGCGATTTGATGATGATCTGCGAACCTAAACGCGGTTTTCGGCAGGTGGACATCACCGCGCGGCGGACCAAAATCGAATTCGCGCACAGCATGAAGCATATCGCTGAACTTTATCCGGACGCGGCGGTGATCCGGGTGGTGCTGGACAATCTGAATACCCATAAAATGGCGTCTTTGTATGAAGCCTTTCCAGCAGAGCAAGCCCGTGAATTGGCGCGACGGCTGGAGTTCCACTACACGCCCAAGCATGGCAGTTGGCTAAACATCGCTGAGATCGAACTGGCCGTCTTGTCGAACATGTGTTTATCACAGCGGATACCGGACACAGAGAGCCTCCGGCGTGAGGTCGAAGCCAATATCCTACCGCGCAACACCAAGGCGACGCCCGTCAATTGGCGATTTACGACGCAACAGGCACGACGTAAACTGGCTCGCCTGTATCCTTGTGTTTCTTCGTGA